Part of the Helicobacter sp. MIT 21-1697 genome is shown below.
AGCAATGATTTGGGGAATTTCATAGCTGTGATGGGCAAGTATCATCTTTTCAATTTTCTTATAATGCGTAGGCAATGTTTTCAGAATAAGGAGATATTCGTTTTCTTTACATATTGTATCCTTACCCTTTTTTTGCCATATATAACTGCTTTTTATTTTGTGCCTTTGCACACACGCGATGAGGCGAGATTGTAAAAAGAGCCGCGTAAGGCTTTTGGCTTCTTTTTTACTTGAAGTGGTTGTGTAAATAATAAGCATAAAAACTCCTTATAGAATCAAAATGAAGATAATTATATGCTTATTGAAGTTAAAGTTAGCCCATATTTTGGACTATTATATATTAATAGCTATACTTTGGGTTTTATTTATTTCAAGGAGTGTTTATGCTAATAAAGAAAAATTTAGGTTTGGTGCTAATATGTTGTCTTGCTGGAAATATAGCTTCTGCAAGCGAAGAGAAAAAACTAAGTGATGCGCAAAGTATCGCAGATGTTTTTTATCGTTTAAATGGCAATGCGGTAAAACCTAAACAAAAAATCAATCATACAAAAGGTTTTTGCGCAAGTGGCGAGTTTATCCCAACAAAAGACATCACTTCTAGTATTGATGTTCCTTTGCTTTTTCAAGAATCAATTCCTGTGGAGATTCGCTATTCATTGGGAGGTGCTCAACAAGATGACAAAAGCAAGCCTAGGGGAATGGCACTCAAGTTTCAAGGAGATAAAGATACTTGGACAATGGTAATGCTTAATAGCGAAATCAATTTTGCCAAGAATCCTCAAGAGTTTGAGCAATTTTTTGCAATGAGAATCCCCCAAGAGAATGGGAAGCAAGATATAGAGAAAATCAAAAGACTTACGCAAAAAGTAAGCTCTTATAGGAATTTTGAGGCGTATATGAAAAATGTAGGTATATCAAGCTTAGAACACACAGGCTTTTATAGTATTCATACATTTTGGTTTCAAGCACCGCATAAAAAATCCACGATTGCAGCGCGGTGGAA
Proteins encoded:
- the cutA gene encoding divalent-cation tolerance protein CutA, with protein sequence MLIIYTTTSSKKEAKSLTRLFLQSRLIACVQRHKIKSSYIWQKKGKDTICKENEYLLILKTLPTHYKKIEKMILAHHSYEIPQIIAVEAKAQPSYEKWLTLTLQCPTTMQ
- a CDS encoding catalase family peroxidase; the protein is MLIKKNLGLVLICCLAGNIASASEEKKLSDAQSIADVFYRLNGNAVKPKQKINHTKGFCASGEFIPTKDITSSIDVPLLFQESIPVEIRYSLGGAQQDDKSKPRGMALKFQGDKDTWTMVMLNSEINFAKNPQEFEQFFAMRIPQENGKQDIEKIKRLTQKVSSYRNFEAYMKNVGISSLEHTGFYSIHTFWFQAPHKKSTIAARWKFVPKDGIEYLSEQELSKLGKDFLLSSFKSYTKNKPIEYDMYLIYPNKQDATNDTTALWKGAHKETLVGTLKVQKYSGTKCNAEVYFPSDLPTGVQPPKDPLFDTRNATYAITFGKRQ